One genomic segment of Deltaproteobacteria bacterium includes these proteins:
- a CDS encoding 30S ribosomal protein S12, which produces MPTINQLVRNARQKVEDKKDAPALQSCPQKRGVCTRVYTTTPKKPNSALRKVARIRLSNGIEVTSYIPGEGHNLQEHSVVLIRGGRVKDLPGVRYHIIRGTLDAVGVNARRRGRSKYGAKRPKPGQK; this is translated from the coding sequence ATGCCGACGATCAATCAACTGGTGCGCAACGCCAGACAAAAAGTCGAGGACAAGAAGGACGCACCGGCGCTTCAGTCCTGCCCGCAGAAGCGGGGCGTGTGCACGCGCGTGTATACGACGACGCCGAAAAAGCCAAATTCCGCGCTCCGCAAAGTGGCGCGCATCCGCCTTTCGAACGGAATCGAAGTGACGAGCTACATCCCGGGTGAAGGCCACAACCTTCAGGAACACTCGGTGGTGCTCATCCGCGGCGGTCGCGTGAAGGATCTGCCCGGCGTTCGGTATCACATCATTCGCGGCACGCTCGACGCGGTCGGCGTGAATGCCAGGCGGCGGGGACGCAGCAAGTACGGTGCGAAACGTCCCAAGCCGGGCCAGAAGTAA
- the rpsG gene encoding 30S ribosomal protein S7, which yields MPRKRAVEKREILPDPKFHDRIVAKFINGLMSCGKKSTAESILYQAFELIGDKTKDDPVRVFRAALDNVKPQVEVRSRRVGGSTYQIPVDIRAERRQALAIRWLITHATKRSEKSMNEKLAAELLDAANNRGASVKKREDTHKMAEANKAFSHYRW from the coding sequence ATGCCACGCAAACGCGCCGTTGAAAAACGCGAAATCCTGCCGGATCCGAAATTTCACGATCGGATCGTGGCGAAATTCATCAATGGCCTGATGTCCTGCGGCAAGAAAAGCACCGCCGAGTCGATCCTCTACCAGGCGTTCGAACTCATCGGTGACAAGACCAAGGACGATCCGGTCCGCGTGTTCCGCGCGGCGCTCGACAACGTGAAACCGCAGGTCGAGGTCCGCAGCCGCCGCGTGGGTGGTTCCACCTATCAGATTCCGGTGGACATCCGCGCCGAGCGCCGTCAGGCGCTGGCGATTCGGTGGCTGATCACGCATGCGACCAAGCGCAGCGAAAAGAGCATGAATGAAAAATTGGCGGCGGAACTTCTCGATGCCGCCAACAACCGCGGGGCCTCCGTGAAAAAGCGTGAGGATACCCACAAAATGGCCGAGGCCAACAAAGCCTTCAGTCATTATCGCTGGTAA